One stretch of Cottoperca gobio chromosome 18, fCotGob3.1, whole genome shotgun sequence DNA includes these proteins:
- the LOC115023657 gene encoding cerebellin-1: protein MPRLSPPSPPCLSPRSVFFVGLLLLIHWGPSEVKCQNDTEPIVLEGKCLVVCDSTPSAEPSGNALGMSVRSGTGRVAFSAIRNTNHEPSEMSNRTMTIYFDQILVNVGSHFDPARSIFVAPRKGVYSFSFHVVKVYNRQTIQVSLVLNGWPVISAFAGDQDVTREAATNAGLVMMEGGDKTYLKLERGNLMGGWKYSTFSGFLVFPL from the exons ATGCCCCgtctgtctcctccctctccgCCCTGCCTTTCTCCTCGCTCAGTCTTTTTTGTTGGACTGCTGCTCCTGATCCATTGGGGGCCCTCAGAGGTCAAGTGTCAGAATGACACAGAGCCAATCGTGTTAGAGGGAAAGTGTCTTGTGGTGTGCGACTCCACTCCCTCTGCGGAGCCATCGGGTAACGCTCTGGGCATGTCGGTGAGGTCAGGAACCGGTCGGGTGGCGTTTTCAGCCATCCGAAACACCAACCACGAACCCTCCGAGATGAGCAACCGCACCATGACCATCTACTTTGATCAG ATCCTAGTAAATGTTGGCAGCCATTTTGACCCGGCGAGAAGTATCTTTGTGGCCCCTAGAAAAGGAGTCTACAGTTTCAGCTTTCATGTTGTCAAAGTGTACAACCGGCAGACGATACAA GTGAGTTTGGTTCTCAACGGCTGGCCGGTGATTTCAGCCTTCGCAGGTGATCAGGACGTGACTAGGGAAGCTGCCACCAATGCCGGCCTGGTgatgatggagggaggggaCAAGACTTACCTCAAACTGGAGAGGGGGAATCTAATGGGAGGCTGGAAGTACTCCACTTTCTCCGGGTTTCTGGTGTTCCCCTTGTAG
- the LOC115023641 gene encoding nuclear factor 7, brain-like, which yields MALSVSLEEQFECCICLDIYTKPTTIPCGHNFCLDCIEDFWDTKDHFECPLCKETFSERPQLRINRAFDEIIDSYRRSQEEDVDPVVSPGSRRQSLNTEEVPCDICQGDKSTSVKSCHTCQVSYCELHLTPHQRDPALQRHRLKDPSIFTSSHLCRNHNQLLTKFCTKDQMPVCEQCIKKDHKHHNTVCMDKERKRVKTCLKDTKAMFKQMIHARLIKMKEIQHSVDLSKKTTDKEIQSSVQFCSMLITAIKRHQVELVEELEENQQEAERRAYDMFEDLAREVNELQAKGRELLSLVHTQNPLYLLQSFPSVSRLPSTRDWSEVTIYSDNCMSTVTRAVSKLVDVCQELANKFTSDEADKMNQYAVNITLDPETASGWLVLSPDRKKVSVSSQKKSAALPDNPQRFNSCVCVLGKQSFTSGRSYWVVQVGDKTDWDLGVARESINRKGAITVRPESGFWAVCKRKGGILRACANPSINLNLQESPLNVGVFLDYEEGSVSFFDADAKTHIYTYGGCDFTEAIYPYFNPCVQDNGKNTAPLIICPVEGRVREGRDITIESAV from the exons ATGGCCCTTTCTGTGTCGCTTGAGGAGCAGTTCGAGTGCTGCATCTGTCTGGACATCTACACCAAACCCACCACCATCCCATGTGGACATAACTTTTGCCTGGACTGCATTGAAGACTTTTGGGACACTAAGGACCATTTTGAGTGTCCACTGTGCAAAGAGACATTCAGCGAGCGTCCGCAACTCAGGATCAACCGAGCATTTGATGAAATCATTGATAGCTACAGAAG GTCACAAGAGGAGGATGTGGACCCTGTGGTGTCACCAGGAAGCAGGAGACAATCCCTAAACACCGAAGAAGTTCCATGTGACATCTGCCAAGGAGACAAGTCGACATCGGTCAAGTCGTGCCACACATGCCAGGTGTCTTATTGTGAACTTCACCTCACACCACACCAGAGGGATCCAGCGCTGCAGAGACACCGGCTGAAGGATCCTTCCATCTTCACCAGCAGTCACCTCTGCAGAAACCACAACCAGCTGCTGACCAAGTTCTGCACGAAAGACCAGATGCCTGTTTGTGAGCAATGCATCAAGAAGGACCACAAACACCACAATACTGTATGCATggacaaggagaggaagagggtcAAG ACTTGTTTGAAGGACACGAAGGCCATGTTTAAACAGATGATCCATGCAAGACTGATAAAAATGAAGGAGATCCAACATTCAGTGGATCTGAGCAAA AAAACCACAGATAAGGAGATACAGAGCAGCGTTCAGTTCTGCAGCATGCTGATTACAGCCATCAAGAGACACCAGGTGGAGctggtggaggagctggaggagaaccAGCAAGAAGCTGAGAGGAGAGCCTACGATATGTTCGAGGACCTGGCGCGGGAGGTCAATGAGCTGCAGGCGAAAGGCAGAGAGCTGCTGAGTCTGGTGCACACTCAGAACCCACTTTACCTCCTACAG AGTTTCCCTTCTGTAAGTCGACTCCCATCCACGAGAGACTGGTCTGAGGTCACAATCTACTCAGATAACTGCATGAGCACGGTGACGAGAGCCGTCTCCAAGCTTGTGGACGTCTGCCAGGAACTTGCAAACAAATTTACTTCAGATG AAGCTGACAAGATGAATCAATATGCAG TCAATATCACACTGGATCCTGAGACTGCTTCCGGCTGGCTGGTCCTGTCTCCGGACAGAAAGAAG GTAAGCGTCAGCAGCCAGAAGAAGAGTGCCGCACTCCCAGACAATCCTCAGCGGTTTAACTCCTGCGTCTGCGTTTTGGGGAAACAAAGCTTCACATCTGGAAGAAGCTACTGGGTTGTTCAG GTTGGGGATAAAACAGACTGGGATCTGGGCGTGGCCAGGGAGTCCATCAACAGGAAGGGGGCCATCACAGTGCGTCCTGAGAGCGGTTTCTGGGCCGTCTGCAAGCGTAAAGGCGGCATTCTCAGAGCCTGTGCCAACCCCTCCATCAACCTCAACCTGCAGGAATCCCCCCTGAATGTAGGCGTCTTCCTGGACTATGAGGAAGGGTCGGTGTCCTTCTTCGACGCAGATGCAAAGACCCACATTTACACTTACGGCGGGTGTGACTTTACTGAAGCCATCTACCCGTACTTTAACCCCTGTGTTCAAGATAATGGGAAGAACACCGCCCCGTTGATTATCTGTCCTGTTGAGGGAAGAGTTAGGGAAGGACGGGACATAACCATTGAGTCAGCTGTTTGA